A region of the Leishmania major strain Friedlin complete genome, chromosome 4 genome:
CATGGTCTACGACCACACCGAGAAAAAGATCAAGACGCAGCCGGTGCCGGAGACCAAGGGCCTGCGCCTCGACAAGCTCGTCGACCTGAgaggcgtcgccgtcaccgcgaCCCCGACGCAGGTCATCGCCAGCAACACCAACAACACGCTCTACCACGAGATCGTCGCCCGCTTCACGCTCGCCGACcccaccaccttcgccgccgccgccacctaccccagcgacagcgacgtgCCAGAGGTGGGCGTGATGATCCGCGCCAACGCGAACCTCAGCCAGTACACCACCGTCTCCGTCCGCAtgcccggcggcggccccagCGCCTTGCAGAGCACTGAGCAGATCGAGACCTACCCCCCGATCAAGATCTTCGCCGGCTCATCCGCCGCCAACTGCAGTGCCGAGTGCGACAAGATGCGCCTGTGCGAGTCCTACACCTTCTGGGGGAAGAACAACACCTGCAAGCTGTACTGGAAGACCAACCCCATGAAGTCCAAAGACGATGCTaccagcggcaccgtgcgcgagccgctgctgtaCCTTGGCCGCACCCAGTCCGGAACcatcggcagcaccgcgccccTGCACGGCCGCGCGCccttcgccaccgccacgcccAACGGTTTCGAGCTCCACATCTTCGTCGACGACAGCGTGCTGGAGATCTTCAAGGACGAGGGCCTCGAAACCCTCACCGGCCGCCTCTACATCGACAACGGCGCCGACACCACCGGCATCGCTGTCTACGCGCGCAacgccggcaccgtcaccgtcgaCGTCGAAGTCTACACCATGGACACCATCTGGAAGGCGCCCACGCCCAACGCCGCCAAGAACTTCACGGACGCGCTCTACAATCTACTCGACACCCTCATCGCCGTCTAGGCGAGTGTCGCGCAGgcaccttctcccccccccccccacacacacacatgaaaaaaaagggggaaggaagCGGGAGGGCGGGAAGGTGTGGGGACCCTCACGAAGACCGTCatatcccccccccctctgccccctctgccctcccccccccctctgcccttctttttttgggggtggggggttgTCGAATTCGTCACACATATTCTCTCTGCATTTTTGTTTatgtttttgtttgtttttgcggtcccccacacacacccccaccaccctctctccctcctcatcCCCCAGGGCCGCCACCTCTAactcctcccctccccctcttccatGTCTTCTCCGTTCACGGCACACATCGTCCCTCACCTCGTGCTCACTGCGGTTTTTACGTTGTCTTGTGTGTGTTCACCTTTCCTCCTTACCAGTGTTCCTTGCCGTTGTGGCGCACGCCTCTCCGAGCTCCCGGGATCGGTGGTGGATGGCGCGTGTAagccccagcagcagcagcacacccGCAGACCCCGTGCACATGCTCAAGTGTTTgagcgtgtgtatgtgtgtatgtgtgtgtgtgtgtgtgtgtgtgtgcgtgtgtgcgttgcgTGCGAGGGAACGCCGAGGCGCGTACACGGCAGGCATGAAGCCTGcatcgccctcctctccccactTCATCGCACACATGGTCACATGACCCGGCGAGGACCAGTTGGCCACCATCTTTAACCTTCCTAAGCGGAGCTGTCTGCGCTCCGCGTCTGATTTCTATTCCTCTTCGGTAGCTCGTTGCAGCGGCAGGTGCCGCCATGGCGGTCTTCGCTCCCTCGCGCCCTGCGGCGCCTCCCTGTGCCGATAGCGACCCTCATTTACCTCTTGCTCAACGACGTGGCCCTCTCACTGTAGACTTCGTGGTGCACGGACGGTTTGGGTGCCTACCCACTCGCTccgtccctccctccgcacCATCCGCCCAACAGGCACCCTGCCCTGCCTCTCCCCGCCCGTCTTACACTCCCACCCAGCCCCCGCCGCGGGGCCAGGACggagtggggagggaggaaaaccagagggggtggggcgctGTGCAGGGCGGGGCACCAgtgccggcgacggccgcgCGTATCTTCCCAAAGCACTTCTtcttttattttttttttcaccaAGACGTTCATTTTCCCTGCCCTCCTGGCTAACATGTAACCTCCGCCCCTCCAACCTGGCGGGCCAAACAATGAGGAGGAGCGCTAGTAGTAACGCACTGCACGGCGAGGCAACTCGGCAGAAGACGGGGCCAGAGCCCAaaacccacccacccacgccaGAAACGTCCGCGGCACCgtgcgcacctgcgccactgctgcactGCGCGGGGCGCGCTCATCGCGGGTGACGACAGCGCGTTCTTGACACCACAACAAAacccgcaccgctgcggctgcaggctctctctcgctggccaacctctcctctcctccccctccacccctcccccaaaacacacgcacgcccgcacacaaacacaaagtATGACACACGCAAACCCACCCGCTAATcgcccgcctcgccgccccctccccttttcaCCAACACCTGCACAAACGCACCCATCGGAACGCATACACCTCACACGTCGTCATGATCGCTCGCTCATCGCGTTCGTCGCCCGCATCAAGGACCGCGAGGGCGACAACGCGCACGTCATCGTCTTCTCCACCGAGGACCCCAGCTTCCAGAGCGGCTACAGCTTCTCCCACAGCCTCTACGTCTACAAGTACGACCTGGACCACATGTTTGAGTGCCCCGACTTCTTCACGCTGAAGCAGGGCGGCGAGCACTACCTCAAGGTCTCCACCATGCCCTCGCACCGCGACTACATCATCTACGGCTCCTACCAGCTCAACACCACCAGCAGCCAGTACGTCTTCGTCGAGGACCCCGCGCGCAGCTTCACCTTCATCGACTACGGCCCGTTCTACGCCTCCAAGACCTTCTACGACCCCATCCTCAACCGCCGCGCCATCTGGGGCTGGACCAACGACGAGCTGACCAACGAGCAGATCATCGCCAACGGGTGGTCCGGCGTGCAGAACATGCTGCGCACCATGGTCTACGACCACACCGAGAAAAAGATCAAGACGCAGCCGGTGCCGGAGACCAAGGGCCTGCGCCTCGACAAGCTCGTCGACCTGAGgggcgtcgccgtcaccgcgaCCCCGACGCAGGTCATCGCCAGCAACACCAACAACACGCTCTACCACGAGATCGTCGCCCGCTTCACGCTCGCCGACcccaccaccttcgccgccgccgccacctaccccagcgacagcgacgtgCCAGAGGTGGGCGTGATGATCCGCGCCAACGCGAACCTCAGCCAGTACACCACCGTCTCCGTCCGCAtgcccggcggcggccccagCGCCTTGCAGAGCACTGAGCAGATCGAGACCTACCCCCCGATCAAGATCTTCGCCGGCTCATCCGCCGCCAACTGCAGCGCCGAGTGCGACAAGATGCGCCTGTGCGAGTCCTACACCTTCTGGGGGAAGAACAACACCTGCAAGCTGTACTGGAAGACCAACCCCATGAAGTCCAAAGACGATGCTaccagcggcaccgtgcgcgagccgctgctgtaCCTTGGCCGCACCCAGTCCGGAACcatcggcagcaccgcgccccTGCACGGCCGCGCGCccttcgccaccgccacgcccAACGGTTTCGAGCTCCACATCTTCGTCGACGACAGCGTGCTGGAGATCTTCAAGGACGAGGGCCTCGAAACCCTCACCGGCCGCCTCTACATCGACAACGGCGCCGACACCACCGGCATCGCTGTCTACGCGCGCAacgccggcaccgtcaccgtcgaCGTCGAAGTCTACACCATGGACACCATCTGGAAGGCGCCCACGCCCAACGCCGCCAAGAACTTCACGGACGCGCTCTACAATCTACTCGACACCCTCATCGCCGTCTAGGCGAGTGTCGTGGGCTGGTGTTTGTCAGTTTCATGCACTGCGATGTGATACCGGTATCCTCTGAGGGTTGCGTTAGTGTGTTCTGAGGCATCCCCGCTGACGCAGAGGGAGGACGCCCCTCAGAgtttgtgtgggtgtgcgtgtgtgcgtggtatcCGAGGGTCCGGTGCACCCCACCCCTACCCCTGCCGATACCCACCCTTCCTCTAGTGTTGGCAGGGTCAtggtcgtggatggcgctgcgccggtgcgacctgcgacagtgcacacgcttgcacCATCCGTATGATAGGCGAAGTGCCgacgtgactcgagcgtatcccacccggccctcgcactgcctactggtgtggGTGGGCGAGGAGTGTTTgagggcaggggccgtgcccTCAGCTGACCGAGTCGGTGCATTGGTGTGATGCGTGTCTAGCGCAGCTGCcatcgcaccacgcgatggggcctgtggcagcgcccgggggggggggggggcgaggggtGCTTGGTTCATGTGGAACCGCAGAGAAGCGGACACGTTGGCGAAAGGGAATAAAGCAGGTTGCTgtgtgcagcaccgctgtaGCTGTGGTGGTCGTCACCACGGCTGCATGCACGAATCCGTcgggggtgcgcgtgtgtatgtgtgtggttGTGGGTGCCCCAGCAACACGCGCCATACCTGCCGCCTCGTGTCTCCTGATGGATCTGCGGAGTGGGCGGCGCGATGGACAACTCCGTCAGCCACCCCACGCTCTTCTTTCCCACTTTTCacagaaaacacacacacacacacagaagaaTACACCACAACCAACGCCCCCACTCATTCCCCTTCCGCTGTCGGTGTTTCGCCTGCTCCTCGGGGGTACGGAACGGTGTCGGCGCGGTGTGCTGTGTGCCACACGGCCCCTGGTAACCGGTGAGGGGCGATAGAAACGAAAACCCATgaagcaccgctgcagcttgtgcgtgtgtgcgtttttTGTGTGAGGAGGTCGCCGTCCTCCCGTGCCGTGCGCTCGAACCCCTCCCGACTGCCCAACAATCCACCAGCCTGCTTCcgccccacccacacccttCAGCGC
Encoded here:
- a CDS encoding putative beta-fructofuranosidase → MTHANPPANRPPRRPLPFSPTPAQTHPSERIHLTRRHDRSLIAFVARIKDREGDNAHVIVFSTEDPSFQSGYSFSHSLYVYKYDLDHMFECPDFFTLKQGGEHYLKVSTMPSHRDYIIYGSYQLNTTSSQYVFVEDPARSFTFIDYGPFYASKTFYDPILNRRAIWGWTNDELTNEQIIANGWSGVQNMLRTMVYDHTEKKIKTQPVPETKGLRLDKLVDLRGVAVTATPTQVIASNTNNTLYHEIVARFTLADPTTFAAAATYPSDSDVPEVGVMIRANANLSQYTTVSVRMPGGGPSALQSTEQIETYPPIKIFAGSSAANCSAECDKMRLCESYTFWGKNNTCKLYWKTNPMKSKDDATSGTVREPLLYLGRTQSGTIGSTAPLHGRAPFATATPNGFELHIFVDDSVLEIFKDEGLETLTGRLYIDNGADTTGIAVYARNAGTVTVDVEVYTMDTIWKAPTPNAAKNFTDALYNLLDTLIAV